A single Leptotrichia trevisanii DSM 22070 DNA region contains:
- a CDS encoding NlpC/P60 family protein → MVRKSTFTMACMLLTVGCTGLQTKGVSGSETKTGRKSKNNDFSATNDGDNENITIEIVQNKNRKSNTESEKRHSNQETVKVEKSDQINKKNNNNAYIDESIDNLRVTKLFDENKLVDRSMPNSQIVLQKLAELKKKHQEILLNGTFSQKKAVALQTQLLKAYSNWKGTKYSLGGDSENGIDCSALTRRVYREVYGYELPRQTIQQIKVGAHIQKENLKPGDIVFFRPEGNNHTAVYLGDTLFINASSSKGVVISTLENTYWNKYFRYGVRVRAV, encoded by the coding sequence ATGGTAAGAAAATCAACATTTACAATGGCGTGCATGTTATTAACAGTAGGATGTACTGGATTACAGACAAAAGGAGTTAGCGGGAGTGAAACAAAGACGGGAAGAAAAAGTAAAAACAATGATTTCTCGGCAACAAATGATGGAGATAACGAAAATATCACCATTGAGATAGTTCAAAACAAAAATAGAAAAAGCAATACTGAAAGTGAAAAAAGACATTCTAATCAAGAAACAGTTAAAGTGGAAAAATCAGATCAGATAAATAAAAAAAATAATAACAATGCTTATATAGATGAAAGTATAGATAATTTAAGAGTAACAAAATTATTTGATGAAAATAAGCTGGTAGATCGTTCAATGCCAAATTCGCAGATAGTATTGCAAAAATTGGCAGAATTAAAGAAAAAACATCAGGAAATTTTATTAAATGGTACATTTAGCCAAAAAAAAGCGGTGGCTTTACAAACACAGCTTTTAAAAGCATATAGCAATTGGAAGGGTACAAAATATTCTCTTGGTGGGGATTCGGAAAATGGGATAGACTGTTCAGCATTGACACGTAGAGTTTATCGTGAAGTTTACGGATATGAATTGCCAAGACAGACTATACAGCAAATTAAAGTAGGAGCTCACATTCAAAAGGAAAACTTGAAACCGGGAGATATTGTATTTTTTAGGCCTGAAGGAAATAATCATACAGCAGTTTACTTAGGGGATACGCTTTTCATAAATGCCTCATCGTCTAAAGGGGTTGTAATTTCTACTTTAGAAAATACATA